In Triticum urartu cultivar G1812 chromosome 6, Tu2.1, whole genome shotgun sequence, the following proteins share a genomic window:
- the LOC125514190 gene encoding UDP-N-acetylglucosamine transferase subunit ALG14, producing MGFDAFAAACCAIPVLVSVLAVRVAYVLCRSGLPPSRSRASGLRCLIVLGSGGHTAEMMNIVSELQKDRFTPRYYVAALTDNMSLPKAQVYEKSLIHVEGDREMIIENAQFMQIYRSREVGQSYITSIATTLRATLHAMWLIIRIRPQVIFCNGPGTCIPLCASAFLLKVLGLGWSSIFYIESIARVKKLSLSGLLLYKLRMADQFFVQWPQLQQKYPRAQYAGRLM from the exons ATGGGGTTCGACGCCTTCGCGGCAGCGTGTTGTGCTATTCCAGTACTCGTATCCGTTCTCGCCGTCCGCGTCGCCTACGTGCTTTGCCGCAGCGGCCTACCGCCGTCGAGGTCTCGTGCCTCCGGGCTGCGGTGTCTCATCGTCCTCGGGTCTG GAGGGCATACTGCAGAGATGATGAATATTGTATCTGAGCTTCAGAAGGATCGCTTTACGCCTAGGTACTATGTGGCTGCACTTACTGATAACATGAGCCTTCCAAAGGCACAGGTCTATGAGAAGTCATTGATTCATGTGGAG GGTGATAGAGAAATGATCATCGAGAACGCCCAGTTCATGCAGATATATCGTAGCCGTGAAGTGGGCCAATCCTACATTACCTCCATCGCAACAACACTGCGTGCTACTTTGCATGCTATGTGGCTAATAATAAGAATCAGACCACAAGTG ATATTTTGCAATGGTCCCGGGACATGCATCCCTCTATGTGCTTCAGCTTTTCTTCTGAAG GTGCTTGGTCTGGGATGGTCCTCCATTTTCTACATTGAAAGTATCGCAAGAGTGAAGAAGCTTTCGTTAAGTGGTTTACTGTTGTACAAGCTACGGATGGCCGATCAGTTCTTCGTGCAGTGGCCCCAGCTGCAACAAAAATACCCTAGAGCACAATATGCTGGCCGTTTGATGTGA
- the LOC125514191 gene encoding chaperone protein DnaJ-like translates to MDGAIEEPLHKDYYKVLEVDYDASDDNIKLSYRRLALKWHPDKHKGEDDVTAKFQEINEAYKILSDPVTRLEYDFSGCYEVNQYTAREYLSRFKGMILTCNGLGIEHSSKWARHLREWEPH, encoded by the exons ATGGACGGAGCAATCGAGGAGCCTCTCCACAAG GACTATTACAAAGTTCTGGAGGTCGATTACGATGCATCTGACGACAACATCAAACTGAGTTATAGAAGATTAGCGCTG AAGTGGCACCCCGACAAGCATAAGGGCGAGGATGATGTCACAGCTAAATTTCAGGAGATCAACGAGGCTTACAAAA TTTTAAGTGATCCAGTTACACGGCTTGAGTACGACTTTTCTGGCTGTTACGAGGTCAATCAATATACTGCACGT GAGTACCTTTCAAGATTTAAGGGAATGATACTTACCTGCAATGGCCTTGGCATAGAGCATTCTTCAAAATG GGCACGACATTTGAGGGAATGGGAGCCCCATTGA
- the LOC125512369 gene encoding uncharacterized protein LOC125512369 — protein MKAEKAAVAAAAVGGDEWRCRKHPAARSGGGVCPYCLRDRLLRLCPNCARVRPCPCTCASPSSSSSASGDAVGRVHSLIEREHRVARSRSVAASSSAAMASVAAAASASGRRKARVWGWAPFWRSSAKDGSAAEEEDEEERLGLARSSSVSATAVEAKAVAAKAAATKARWGWHFPSPMKAFRHRRSSASMPERG, from the coding sequence ATGAAGGCGGAGAAGGCAGCGGTGGCCGCGGCCGCCGTCGGGGGCGACGAGTGGCGGTGCCGGAAGCACCCCGCGGCGAGATCCGGCGGCGGGGTGTGCCCGTACTGCCTCCGCGACCGGCTGCTGCGGCTCTGCCCCAACTGCGCGCGCGTGCGGCCCTGCCCCTGCACCTGcgcctccccgtcctcctcctcctcggcgtCCGGCGACGCCGTCGGCCGGGTGCACAGCCTCATCGAGCGGGAGCACCGGGTGGCGCGCTCGCGCTCCGTCGCCGCGTCCTCCTCCGCCGCGATGGCCTCCGTCGCCGcggccgcctccgcctccgggaGGCGAAAGGCGAGGGTCTGGGGGTGGGCGCCGTTCTGGAGGTCCTCTGCCAAGGACGGGAgcgcggcggaggaggaggacgaggaggagagGCTGGGGCTGGCGAGGTCCAGCTCGGTCTCGGCGACGGCCGTGGAGGCCAAGGCGGTGGCGGCCAAGGCGGCGGCGACCAAGGCGCGGTGGGGGTGGCACTTCCCGAGCCCCATGAAGGCGTTCCGGCACCGGAGGTCGTCGGCGAGCATGCCGGAGCGGGGGTGA